A portion of the Celeribacter baekdonensis genome contains these proteins:
- a CDS encoding DUF3576 domain-containing protein codes for MFRRTFVLTTACALTLTLAGCGGFDSFGSLGGSAGSIGSGPFSGGPKVTTSETGADAGEVIDSKSTGQVVEIPNGETIVIEQSKRRTIFGGGRGSVEDKVQVNKYIWNAALDVLSFLPVQEADPFTGVIITGYGTPPGGGRAYRAVIHVTDPALDARTLNISLYTKGGAVSQETIHAVEDAILTRARQLRSGK; via the coding sequence ATGTTTCGCCGTACCTTTGTTTTGACCACCGCCTGTGCCCTAACCCTAACGCTTGCGGGCTGTGGCGGGTTTGACAGCTTTGGCTCTCTGGGTGGCAGCGCGGGCTCCATCGGATCAGGCCCGTTTTCGGGCGGGCCGAAAGTGACCACATCTGAGACCGGCGCGGATGCTGGAGAGGTCATCGACAGCAAATCTACAGGTCAAGTTGTCGAGATTCCCAACGGCGAGACCATTGTCATCGAACAATCGAAACGCCGCACCATTTTTGGCGGCGGGCGCGGCTCGGTTGAGGACAAAGTTCAGGTCAACAAATACATCTGGAACGCCGCTTTGGACGTCTTGTCCTTTTTGCCCGTGCAAGAGGCCGATCCGTTCACCGGCGTGATCATCACCGGCTATGGCACCCCTCCGGGCGGTGGCCGCGCTTATCGTGCGGTGATCCATGTCACCGATCCGGCGCTGGATGCGCGCACGCTGAACATTTCGCTCTACACCAAAGGCGGTGCGGTCAGCCAAGAGACCATTCACGCCGTCGAAGACGCCATTCTGACCCGCGCACGTCAGTTGCGTTCGGGTAAATGA
- a CDS encoding porin has protein sequence MKKILLSSAAIVLLAGAASAEVTWSGDAEIGYNDDWNDGVYYDAGLTVNLSQELNNGWTASASLDIDLESTTDTTYSMGTVDSSDWVLKLSNDTFSLSFGDVDTAYASFSGVSALYDNDFFAPFDEAADYADTAAGILVEGSFGMVKGAVSYIVTNDTAGEGTNDGDLDYAQLYLGAEFGMVDAGLFYDDALEMTVVNLGTTLGGAEFNFSVMDYFDETGYGIDVSYPVGPVTLGAYFASVDSEEAYGVSAEYSDGPITLAAYYNEEFLGEAEYAVEGAYDLGNGLVVTAGYIDGDSVSDDDYASYIVAEYDLGGGASFLASYADANNAAAAMTDDIDTGLGGYELKSGATLALSFSF, from the coding sequence ATGAAAAAGATTCTTCTCTCCTCCGCAGCGATCGTCCTGCTTGCAGGCGCCGCTTCCGCTGAAGTCACCTGGTCTGGTGACGCAGAAATCGGCTACAACGACGACTGGAACGACGGCGTATACTACGACGCTGGTCTCACCGTGAACCTCTCCCAAGAGCTGAACAACGGCTGGACCGCTTCTGCTTCGCTCGACATCGACCTCGAGAGCACCACAGACACCACATACTCCATGGGTACTGTCGACTCCTCTGACTGGGTTCTGAAACTGTCCAACGACACGTTCTCCCTGTCCTTCGGCGACGTTGACACTGCATACGCCTCCTTCTCCGGCGTGTCCGCTCTGTACGACAACGACTTCTTCGCACCGTTCGATGAAGCTGCTGACTACGCAGACACCGCTGCTGGTATCCTCGTTGAAGGCTCCTTCGGCATGGTCAAAGGCGCAGTTTCCTATATCGTAACGAACGATACTGCTGGCGAAGGCACCAACGACGGTGACCTGGACTACGCACAGCTCTACCTCGGCGCTGAATTCGGCATGGTTGACGCTGGCCTGTTCTACGACGACGCTCTGGAAATGACCGTTGTGAACCTCGGCACCACCTTGGGCGGCGCTGAATTCAACTTCTCCGTCATGGATTACTTTGACGAAACCGGCTACGGTATCGACGTTTCCTACCCGGTTGGCCCGGTGACCCTCGGTGCGTACTTCGCATCCGTTGACTCCGAAGAAGCATACGGCGTATCCGCTGAATACTCCGACGGCCCGATCACTCTCGCTGCTTACTACAACGAAGAGTTCCTCGGCGAAGCTGAGTACGCTGTTGAAGGCGCATACGACTTGGGCAACGGTCTGGTTGTGACTGCTGGTTACATCGACGGTGACTCCGTATCCGACGACGACTATGCATCTTACATCGTTGCTGAATATGACCTCGGCGGCGGCGCATCCTTCCTCGCTTCCTACGCTGATGCGAACAACGCAGCAGCAGCTATGACCGACGACATCGACACCGGTCTCGGCGGCTACGAGCTGAAATCCGGCGCCACCTTGGCTCTGTCCTTCTCCTTCTAA